A single genomic interval of Neisseria leonii harbors:
- a CDS encoding OmpA family protein has protein sequence MTKQLKLGALIVAAIASGNALANQTHPAPGYTVSERSKQVVRNNYGECWENAYLNKSANGLVECGDAVAPAAPAPAPQYKDEVVSLSARALFGFDKDNLRPEAVQTLNDLAVRLSDVNVQTVRVEGHTDFMGAESYNQQLSERRANTVANYLVNRGVPAAKISAVGLGESQARMTEQCQAQVAQLGKRVSAAKRRAELISCIEPDRRVDVRIRSVVTTRVQ, from the coding sequence ATGACCAAACAGCTTAAATTAGGCGCTTTGATTGTTGCCGCCATTGCTTCCGGTAACGCTCTGGCCAATCAGACCCACCCTGCCCCCGGTTACACCGTAAGCGAACGGAGCAAACAAGTCGTCCGCAACAACTACGGCGAATGCTGGGAAAACGCTTATCTGAACAAATCCGCCAATGGTCTGGTTGAGTGCGGCGATGCCGTAGCACCTGCCGCCCCCGCACCTGCTCCGCAATATAAAGACGAAGTCGTTTCTCTGTCTGCACGTGCCCTGTTCGGTTTCGATAAAGACAACCTGCGCCCCGAAGCTGTCCAAACCCTGAACGATCTGGCTGTACGTCTGTCTGATGTAAACGTACAAACCGTGCGCGTAGAAGGCCACACCGACTTTATGGGTGCCGAATCTTACAACCAGCAGCTGTCAGAGCGTCGCGCCAATACCGTTGCCAACTACCTGGTTAACCGCGGTGTACCGGCGGCTAAAATTTCTGCCGTTGGTTTGGGCGAGTCGCAAGCCCGTATGACTGAACAGTGTCAGGCACAGGTTGCCCAATTGGGCAAACGTGTATCTGCCGCCAAACGCCGTGCAGAGCTGATTTCTTGTATCGAACCCGACCGCCGCGTTGATGTCCGCATCCGCAGCGTGGTGACTACCCGCGTACAATAA
- the dnaG gene encoding DNA primase, with protein sequence MIPSEFIDELLAKIDIVDLIDEYVPLKKGGANYMACCPFHKEKSPSFSVSPHKQFYHCFGCGAHGSAIGFLMEYQGLAFTEAVRQLADRAGMSVPYSRSGSEPPQQRAERKKKQQTLEETLTACSDFYRQQLKLHPQAQAYLEQRGINAETAERYGLGYAPDGWQPLAQVFQPYPNPALLESGQTVHNDENGREYDRFRHRIMFPIRDSRGQVIGFGGRVLDDSKPKYLNSPDTPLFDKGRNLYGLYEGRAAVKEAGRILVVEGYMDVVALAQFGIGYGAAALGTATTAEHIKILMRQTDQIYFCFDGDAAGRKAASRALENALPQLKDDKALHFLFLPAEHDPDSYVRAYGAARFEELLLSQSLPLSAYFWQTLTAGLNLDGDEGKSQLIKAAAPLLAQIQAPALGFLLRQHLSTLVGIDPADLAQLMGQAAPQRTVRQKNYKLPQATFRQPAMPTLVQKQIHTLIHRPQLAAEVKLPDYLTLHGELACLAYLAELLQSRPHLNTGQIGEHLRGSPYEPVVGKIMSHPDLNSHAAADHADAELEKQAFSDGMKRLFADLQQNLIHALKQKAAHGGLNDAEKKQLIALLAQKPHQAV encoded by the coding sequence ATGATACCTTCTGAGTTTATCGACGAGCTGCTGGCCAAAATCGATATTGTCGATTTAATCGACGAATATGTGCCGCTGAAAAAAGGCGGTGCCAACTATATGGCCTGCTGCCCGTTCCACAAGGAAAAATCGCCGTCGTTTTCCGTCAGTCCGCATAAGCAGTTCTACCACTGTTTCGGCTGCGGCGCGCACGGTTCGGCCATCGGTTTTCTAATGGAATATCAGGGGCTGGCGTTCACCGAAGCCGTCCGGCAGCTGGCCGACCGCGCCGGTATGTCTGTCCCGTACAGCCGCAGCGGCAGCGAGCCGCCGCAACAGCGCGCCGAACGCAAAAAAAAGCAGCAGACATTGGAAGAAACCCTGACCGCGTGCAGCGATTTCTACCGACAGCAGCTCAAACTGCACCCCCAAGCACAAGCCTATCTGGAACAGCGCGGCATCAACGCCGAAACCGCCGAACGCTACGGCTTGGGCTACGCCCCCGACGGCTGGCAGCCGCTGGCGCAAGTGTTCCAACCCTATCCCAATCCCGCCCTGCTGGAAAGCGGCCAAACGGTTCATAACGACGAAAACGGCCGTGAATACGACCGCTTCCGCCACCGCATTATGTTCCCGATCCGCGACAGCCGCGGCCAAGTCATCGGCTTCGGCGGGCGCGTGCTGGACGACAGCAAACCCAAATACCTCAATTCGCCCGACACGCCGCTGTTCGACAAAGGCAGAAACCTCTACGGTCTTTACGAAGGCCGCGCCGCAGTCAAAGAGGCCGGACGGATTCTGGTGGTGGAAGGCTATATGGACGTGGTGGCGCTGGCACAGTTCGGCATCGGCTACGGCGCGGCCGCGCTCGGTACGGCCACGACTGCCGAACACATCAAAATCCTGATGCGGCAGACCGACCAAATTTATTTCTGCTTCGACGGCGACGCTGCGGGGCGCAAAGCGGCCAGCCGTGCATTGGAAAACGCCCTGCCGCAGCTGAAAGACGACAAAGCCCTGCATTTTCTGTTTCTGCCCGCCGAACACGACCCCGACAGCTATGTCCGCGCATACGGCGCGGCGCGCTTTGAAGAACTTCTGCTGTCGCAAAGCCTGCCGCTGTCGGCCTATTTCTGGCAGACACTGACAGCAGGGCTGAATCTGGACGGCGACGAGGGCAAGTCGCAGCTGATAAAAGCCGCCGCGCCGCTGCTGGCACAGATTCAGGCACCGGCACTGGGCTTTCTGCTCCGACAGCATCTGAGTACACTGGTGGGCATCGATCCGGCCGATCTGGCACAACTGATGGGACAGGCCGCCCCGCAGCGTACCGTCCGGCAAAAAAACTACAAACTGCCGCAGGCAACTTTCCGCCAGCCCGCTATGCCCACGCTGGTGCAGAAGCAGATTCACACGCTGATCCACCGGCCGCAGCTGGCCGCCGAAGTGAAGCTGCCCGATTATTTGACCTTACACGGCGAGCTGGCCTGCCTGGCCTATTTGGCCGAGCTGCTGCAAAGCCGCCCGCACTTGAATACCGGCCAAATCGGCGAACATCTGCGCGGCAGTCCTTACGAACCGGTTGTGGGAAAAATCATGTCCCACCCCGATTTGAACAGCCATGCCGCCGCAGACCATGCCGATGCCGAATTGGAAAAACAGGCATTTTCAGACGGCATGAAACGCCTGTTTGCCGATTTGCAGCAAAACCTGATCCATGCACTGAAACAGAAAGCCGCACACGGCGGTTTGAACGATGCGGAAAAAAAACAGCTGATCGCCCTGCTGGCACAAAAACCGCATCAGGCCGTCTGA
- the hemB gene encoding porphobilinogen synthase, translating to MNFPPRHIPASRMRRMRKDDFSRRLMREHTLTADDLIYPVFVLEGTGKEEAVASMPGVVRQSLDKLLYTAEEALGLGIPMLAVFPVITQNKSETAEEACNPEGLVPTVVRELRRRFPELGIMTDIALDPYTSHGQDGLTDSQGYVLNDETVEVLVRQALCHADAGAQVVAPSDMMDGRIGAVREALEDAGHIHTRIMAYSAKYASAFYGPFRDAVGSAANLGKADKKTYQQDPANSDEALHEVALDIQEGADMVMVKPGMPYLDVIRRVKDTFGVPTFAYQVSGEYAMMQAAVQNGWLDADKVILESLLAFKRAGADGILTYYALDAARLLQQR from the coding sequence ATGAATTTCCCGCCCCGCCACATACCCGCCAGCCGTATGCGCCGTATGCGCAAAGACGATTTCTCCCGCCGCCTGATGCGCGAACACACGCTGACGGCCGACGACCTGATTTATCCGGTGTTCGTTTTGGAAGGCACAGGCAAAGAAGAGGCCGTCGCCTCCATGCCCGGTGTGGTGCGCCAAAGCCTCGACAAACTGCTCTACACCGCCGAAGAGGCACTCGGACTCGGCATTCCGATGCTGGCGGTTTTCCCCGTTATCACGCAAAACAAAAGCGAAACCGCCGAAGAGGCCTGCAATCCCGAAGGGCTGGTGCCGACGGTAGTGCGCGAACTGCGCCGCCGCTTCCCCGAGCTGGGCATCATGACCGACATCGCACTCGACCCCTACACCTCGCACGGCCAAGACGGCCTGACCGACAGCCAAGGCTATGTCTTGAACGATGAAACCGTCGAAGTGCTGGTCCGCCAGGCCCTGTGCCATGCCGACGCCGGCGCGCAGGTGGTCGCCCCGTCCGATATGATGGACGGACGCATCGGTGCCGTGCGCGAAGCGCTGGAAGATGCCGGCCATATCCACACCCGCATCATGGCCTATTCGGCCAAATACGCTTCGGCTTTTTACGGCCCGTTCCGCGATGCGGTGGGCAGCGCGGCCAACCTGGGCAAAGCGGACAAAAAAACCTACCAGCAAGACCCCGCCAACAGCGACGAAGCCCTGCACGAAGTGGCCTTGGACATTCAGGAGGGTGCGGATATGGTGATGGTCAAACCGGGTATGCCGTATCTGGACGTCATCCGCCGCGTCAAAGACACTTTCGGCGTGCCGACTTTCGCCTATCAGGTTTCGGGCGAATACGCCATGATGCAGGCCGCCGTACAAAACGGCTGGCTGGACGCGGACAAAGTCATTTTGGAAAGTCTACTCGCCTTCAAACGTGCCGGTGCCGACGGTATTCTCACCTATTACGCCCTCGATGCCGCCCGCCTCCTGCAACAACGCTGA
- the rpsU gene encoding 30S ribosomal protein S21: MPAVRVKENEPFEVAMRRFKRAVEKTGLLTELRAREAYEKPTTERKRKKAAAVKRLQKRLRSQQLPPKMY, from the coding sequence ATGCCTGCTGTACGTGTAAAAGAAAACGAACCCTTTGAAGTTGCGATGCGCCGTTTCAAACGCGCCGTGGAAAAAACCGGCCTGCTGACCGAGCTGCGCGCCCGCGAAGCCTACGAAAAGCCGACCACCGAGCGCAAACGCAAAAAAGCCGCTGCGGTCAAACGCCTGCAAAAACGCCTGCGCAGCCAACAGCTGCCGCCGAAAATGTACTGA
- a CDS encoding LysR substrate-binding domain-containing protein: MKLQQLRYALEVYRHNLNVSEAADALFTSQPGVSKQIRLLEDELGIQIFIRSGKRIVSVSQPGKAVLQMAERILHDIQNIKNIGREFSGQDNGTLTIATTHTQARYVLPDVVAAFMQRYPKVRLNIRQSDPEGIVQMLHEDGADLAVLNELPASCGDLRRLPCKRWVYGLVMPEDHPLLDNMGLSWEALLRYTLITYESAFSPGSSSARAFGRAGVSRDDIALFAADADVLKAYVRRGLGIGVVEKMAFSPESDQGLVMVDAAKLFEPADTSVLLRQDTYLRGYIYDFLELFSPELTRNHIDHLLYAPAVEDFSI, from the coding sequence ATGAAACTGCAACAGTTACGCTACGCTCTCGAAGTTTACCGGCACAATCTCAATGTTTCCGAAGCAGCCGATGCGCTGTTTACATCCCAGCCCGGGGTGTCCAAGCAGATCCGCCTGCTGGAAGACGAATTGGGCATACAGATTTTTATCCGCAGCGGCAAACGGATTGTATCGGTGTCGCAGCCGGGCAAAGCCGTACTGCAAATGGCGGAACGGATTTTGCACGATATTCAGAACATTAAAAATATCGGCCGCGAATTCAGCGGGCAGGACAACGGTACGCTGACCATCGCCACCACGCACACACAGGCGCGCTATGTTCTGCCCGATGTTGTGGCTGCCTTTATGCAGCGTTACCCGAAAGTACGCCTGAATATCCGCCAAAGCGATCCCGAGGGCATTGTGCAGATGCTGCACGAAGACGGGGCGGATTTGGCGGTTCTCAACGAACTGCCCGCTTCCTGCGGCGATTTGCGCCGCCTGCCGTGCAAACGGTGGGTATACGGGCTGGTCATGCCCGAAGACCACCCGCTGCTCGACAATATGGGACTCAGCTGGGAAGCCCTGCTCCGCTACACGCTGATTACTTACGAATCTGCTTTTTCACCCGGCAGCAGCAGCGCGCGCGCATTCGGCCGGGCGGGGGTTTCGCGGGACGATATTGCGCTGTTCGCTGCCGATGCCGATGTATTGAAAGCCTATGTCCGGCGCGGCTTGGGCATCGGCGTGGTGGAAAAAATGGCATTCTCGCCCGAGTCCGATCAGGGTTTGGTAATGGTGGATGCCGCCAAACTGTTCGAGCCTGCCGACACCAGCGTGCTGCTGCGCCAAGATACCTATCTGCGCGGCTATATCTACGATTTTCTCGAACTGTTCTCCCCCGAACTGACCCGCAACCACATCGACCATCTGCTGTACGCACCGGCCGTGGAAGACTTCTCGATTTAA
- the bioD gene encoding dethiobiotin synthase — MTAKTFFVAGTDTDAGKTLCSTALLRAWAAAGYRAAGFKPVASGAAGGCNADVLALQAASSQPGAYADHNAYTFAEATAPHLAAAGEGRRIDTDVLNRKLRSLQQSAELVLAEGAGGWLTPLDGRRTLADWAADHALPVVLVVGMKLGCLNHALLTAAAVAQSGLPLAGWIANCPTAQPHRLTDYVADLSQRLPAPLLGVVPYLPQAGADRAAAYLADGAGYLAAYPTGCISTHGATTTAHIS, encoded by the coding sequence ATGACGGCAAAAACATTTTTTGTTGCCGGTACGGATACCGATGCCGGAAAAACTTTGTGCAGTACGGCCTTGCTGCGGGCATGGGCGGCGGCGGGTTATCGGGCGGCCGGTTTCAAACCCGTGGCTTCGGGTGCGGCGGGCGGGTGCAATGCGGATGTTTTGGCCTTGCAGGCCGCATCGTCGCAGCCTGGGGCATATGCCGATCATAACGCTTATACATTTGCCGAGGCCACGGCACCGCATCTGGCGGCGGCCGGTGAGGGGCGGCGGATCGATACGGACGTTTTGAACCGGAAGCTGCGGTCTTTACAACAGTCGGCAGAGCTGGTTTTGGCAGAAGGGGCCGGCGGCTGGCTGACACCGCTGGACGGGCGGCGGACATTGGCCGATTGGGCGGCGGACCATGCTTTGCCGGTGGTGTTGGTGGTCGGCATGAAGCTGGGCTGTTTGAACCATGCACTGCTGACGGCGGCCGCAGTAGCGCAGTCGGGACTGCCGCTGGCAGGGTGGATTGCCAACTGTCCGACTGCGCAGCCGCACCGTTTGACGGATTATGTGGCCGATTTGTCGCAGCGGCTGCCCGCACCGCTGCTGGGCGTGGTGCCGTATCTGCCGCAGGCGGGGGCGGATCGGGCTGCCGCTTATCTGGCAGACGGAGCCGGGTATCTGGCCGCTTATCCGACAGGTTGCATCAGTACCCACGGCGCAACCACCACCGCCCACATTTCCTGA
- a CDS encoding DUF2288 domain-containing protein, whose protein sequence is MTEPLLNEKLNAETARIAWRELQTHFARGAAVYVAPELDLIATARLVADDNGEAVHKLMAQGLFGPVSETQARTFWENDQEMWAVVVAPWVLMQPVG, encoded by the coding sequence ATGACCGAACCTTTACTCAACGAAAAACTCAATGCCGAAACCGCCCGTATCGCGTGGCGCGAACTGCAAACCCACTTTGCCCGGGGCGCGGCGGTATATGTCGCCCCCGAACTGGATTTGATTGCCACCGCACGGCTGGTGGCCGACGATAACGGCGAAGCCGTGCACAAACTGATGGCACAAGGCCTCTTCGGCCCCGTCAGCGAAACACAAGCACGCACATTTTGGGAAAACGATCAGGAAATGTGGGCGGTGGTGGTTGCGCCGTGGGTACTGATGCAACCTGTCGGATAA
- a CDS encoding extracellular solute-binding protein — protein MNKTYYSAVLLAAFCCSAALAAHGIALGSTPRYPAGFPHFSYVNPDAPKGGSLTLPAQGGFDSLNPFTLKGSPPAGIDLTLDTLAEQSWDEPFAMYGLLAQDIAPAADGLSVTFTLNPRARFHNGDPVRAEDAVYSFRTLTQDPAASPAYRFYWADVAAAEALDSRRVRFRFKKRNAELHMILGQLPVFSRKSFPNGLAGAANRAPIGSGPYRLLKTETNRSAEYRRDPAYWGQSLPVRRGMFNFDTVRFRYYRDPAVRVEGIKAGRYDFAQENTARDWARAYPDSILQKRGLTKQSTAHSGTAGMQGFVMNQRRSLFADVRVRRALVLSFDFESLNSRLFYQSYRRSDSFFTNSTLAARGLPDADEKAVLTPLKPLLPDAVFTQPAPVPPAADPHLGIRPNLNAARALLEEAGYRYRNGRLISPRGKPVEIELLISGKTFERLAAKWQRDLAKIGITLDIRPADPAVYQKRLNHFDFDITTVVYANSESPGNEQADYFSCAAAKTPGSRNWAGICNPAVEKLLARFEHFDNRRELAAAARSLDRVLRHQYLVVPHWYSPNYNLIYRSTLHRPAVLPPYYSPQQWVLQTWWQNPKTIDSANKK, from the coding sequence ATGAACAAAACCTATTACTCGGCCGTCCTGTTGGCCGCTTTCTGCTGCTCCGCCGCCCTGGCCGCCCACGGCATCGCATTGGGCAGCACACCGCGCTATCCGGCCGGTTTCCCCCACTTTTCCTATGTCAATCCCGATGCACCGAAAGGCGGCAGCCTGACCCTGCCCGCCCAAGGCGGCTTCGACAGCCTCAATCCGTTTACCCTGAAAGGCAGTCCACCCGCCGGCATCGACCTGACACTCGACACACTGGCCGAACAGAGCTGGGACGAGCCTTTTGCCATGTACGGCCTCTTGGCGCAGGACATCGCACCGGCCGCAGACGGCCTCTCGGTTACGTTCACACTCAATCCGCGCGCACGTTTCCACAACGGCGACCCCGTACGGGCAGAAGATGCGGTCTACTCGTTCCGCACCCTCACCCAAGACCCCGCAGCCTCACCCGCCTACCGCTTTTACTGGGCCGACGTAGCCGCCGCCGAAGCCCTGGACAGCCGGCGCGTCCGCTTCCGTTTCAAAAAACGCAATGCCGAACTGCATATGATTTTGGGGCAACTGCCGGTATTTTCGCGCAAAAGCTTCCCCAACGGGCTGGCCGGGGCCGCCAACCGCGCACCCATCGGATCAGGCCCCTACCGCCTGCTGAAAACCGAAACCAACCGCTCGGCCGAATACCGCCGCGACCCCGCCTATTGGGGACAAAGTCTGCCCGTACGGCGCGGCATGTTCAATTTCGATACCGTCCGCTTCCGCTACTACCGCGACCCGGCCGTACGCGTGGAAGGCATCAAAGCCGGACGCTACGATTTCGCGCAGGAAAACACCGCCCGCGACTGGGCGCGCGCCTATCCCGACAGTATTCTGCAAAAACGCGGCCTGACCAAACAGAGTACCGCCCACAGCGGCACCGCCGGTATGCAGGGTTTTGTGATGAATCAGAGGCGCAGCCTGTTTGCCGATGTCCGCGTACGCCGTGCACTGGTATTGAGTTTCGACTTTGAAAGCCTCAACAGCCGCCTGTTCTACCAAAGCTACCGCCGCAGCGACAGCTTCTTCACCAACAGCACGCTGGCCGCACGCGGCCTGCCCGATGCGGACGAGAAGGCCGTCTTAACACCGCTCAAACCGCTGCTGCCCGATGCCGTATTCACACAGCCCGCCCCCGTACCGCCCGCGGCCGACCCGCATTTGGGCATCCGCCCCAATCTGAACGCCGCGCGCGCACTGCTCGAAGAAGCGGGTTACCGCTACCGCAACGGCCGCCTGATTTCGCCCCGGGGCAAACCGGTCGAAATCGAACTGCTCATTTCCGGCAAAACCTTCGAACGGCTGGCGGCCAAATGGCAGCGCGACTTAGCCAAAATCGGCATCACGCTGGACATCCGCCCGGCCGACCCCGCTGTGTACCAAAAACGGCTGAACCATTTCGATTTCGACATCACCACCGTGGTATACGCCAACAGCGAAAGCCCCGGCAACGAGCAGGCCGACTATTTCAGCTGTGCCGCCGCCAAAACGCCGGGCAGCCGCAATTGGGCGGGCATATGCAATCCGGCCGTGGAAAAACTGCTGGCCCGCTTCGAGCATTTCGACAACCGCCGCGAACTGGCCGCTGCCGCACGCAGCCTCGACCGCGTACTGCGCCACCAATACCTCGTCGTACCGCACTGGTACAGCCCGAACTACAACCTGATCTACCGCAGCACCCTGCACCGGCCCGCCGTCCTGCCGCCATATTATTCGCCGCAGCAATGGGTATTGCAGACTTGGTGGCAGAATCCGAAAACCATTGACAGCGCAAACAAAAAATAA
- a CDS encoding GatB/YqeY domain-containing protein — translation MNLKTRLSEDMKTAMRAKDSVTLSTVRLINAAVKQFEVDERAEADDAKIAAIIAKMIKQRKDSAKIYTDAGRSDLADKECAEIDVLNRYLPEMLSADEIAAAVQQAVAETGAAGMADMGKVMGLLKTRLAGQADMGEVNRILKAALTA, via the coding sequence ATGAACCTGAAAACCCGCCTGTCCGAAGACATGAAAACCGCCATGCGCGCCAAAGACAGCGTTACCCTGTCCACCGTGCGCCTGATTAACGCCGCCGTCAAACAGTTTGAAGTGGACGAGCGCGCCGAAGCCGACGATGCCAAAATCGCCGCCATCATCGCCAAAATGATTAAGCAGCGCAAAGACTCGGCCAAAATCTACACCGATGCCGGCCGCAGCGATCTGGCCGATAAAGAGTGTGCCGAAATCGATGTCCTGAACCGCTATCTGCCCGAAATGCTCTCGGCAGACGAAATCGCCGCCGCTGTGCAGCAGGCCGTTGCCGAAACCGGCGCAGCGGGCATGGCCGATATGGGCAAAGTGATGGGGCTGCTGAAAACCCGTCTGGCCGGTCAGGCCGATATGGGCGAAGTGAACAGGATTTTGAAAGCCGCACTGACTGCCTGA